The Streptomyces sp. NBC_00162 sequence GGTGCACGGCGAGGCGGGTCAGCTCCTGCAGAGCCTCCAGAACCTCACCGTCGCGGCCCACGAGCTTCTGCAGGTCACGGCCGGCCGAGTCACTGACGATCGACACCGCGGCCCGGTCGGCCTCGACGTCCATGTCGATGTCGCCGTCCAGGTCGGCGATGTCCAGCAGACCCTCAAGGTAGTCGGCCGCGATCTCACCCTCCTGCTCGAGGCGGGTCAGGGTGTCGCCACTCTCAGCGGCGGCGGTGGTGGTGCCTTCCGTCACGGGAGGGACTCCTTCTTACTTCTTGGAGGGCTTGCTGGGGGGCGTCTGACGCTTCGACTTCGGCTGCCGCTTGGGCTGCTGCCGCTTCGTGGCGACACCACCGCTCGCCGCATCCGAATCCACGGTGGCTTCAGCACTCTTGGTCACGGAGCCGTCCGCCTGAGCGGCCATGCCCTGCTTGGTCAGCGCGGAGATGAACTTGCGCTCGTTGTCGTTGCGGTCCGGGCCCTTGGCCACGATCGCCGCGACGATCTTCTTCTTGCCCCGGCCCTTGACGTCACCGTGCGAGCTGACGTGCTTCAGCAGGCGGGTCAGGTACTGGTCCTGGGCCTTGCTGCCCGGCGTCGGGTTCTGGTTGATCACGTACATCTGCTGACCCATGGTCCACACGTTCGTGGTCAGCCAGTAGACGAGAACACCGACGGGGAAGTTGATGCCCATGACCGCGAAGATCACGGGGAAGATGTACATCAGCATCTTCTGCTGCTGCATGAACGGCGTCTTGACCGACAGGTCGACGTTCTTCGCCATCAGCTGACGCTGCGTGTAGAACTGCGACAGCGACATCAGGACGATCATGATGGCGGTGACGACACGCACATCGGTGATCGAGGCGCCCAGGGAAGCGGCCTTCTCGGCGCTGTCCGTGAACTTCGCGGCCAGCGGGGCCCCGAAGATGTGCGCCTGACGCGCGCTCTCCAGCAGCTCCTGGTTGATGACGCCGATCGTCTTCCCGTTGGCGATGGCCGACAGCACGCTGTAGAGCGCGAAGAAGAACGGGGACTGCGCCAGGATGGGAAGGCACGAGGAGAGCGGGTTGGTACCCGTCTCCTTGTACAGCTTCATCATCTCTTCGGACTGACGCTGCTTGTCGTTCTTGTAGCGCTCCTGGATCGCCTTCATCTTCGGCTGGAGCGCCTGCATGCCACGCGTCGCCTTGATCTGCTTCACGAAGAGCGGGATCAGGCAGATACGGATCAAGACCACCAGGGACACGATGGACAGGCCCCAGGCCCACCCACTGTCCACACCGAAGATCGCCCCGTACAGCTTGTGGAACTGGACGATGACCCACGAGACGGGTGTGGTGATAAAGCTGAACAGATTGGCAATCGTGTCCACTAATCAGGCTCCTTGAGCATTGCGAGATCTACGCAACGCACTGCGCAGCTGCTCGTGCCAACGCGGGCGTTTACGGGGTGGGACATGGTCCACGCCACCGGGCGACCACGGATTGCACCGCAGGATCCGCCAGGCGGTCAGGACCGTCCCCTTGACCGCACCATGCCGGTCGATGGCCGTGTACCCGTAGTGCGAGCACGACGGGTAGTAGCGGCACACCGGCCCGAGCAGCGGACTGATCGTCCACTGGTACAGCTTGATCAAAGCGAGCAGCGGGTACTTCATCGAGCCACGCCTCCCAGGAGCCGCACCAGAGCGGCATCCAGGTCCCGGGCCAGCTCGTCGGCGCTGGCATCACCCGCTCCGGGCAACGCACGTACCACCACCAGGCTACCGGCGGGCAGCTGAGACAGCCGCTCCCGGACCAGATGGCGCAGACGGCGCTTCACCCGGTTACGTATGACGGCATTGCCGACAGCTTTGCTGACGACGAAACCCGCACGCGCCGAGGGATCGATCTCCCCCGACTCGTGCGGGTCCGTTGCACCGCTTGTACGTAGGTGGACGACGAGGAGCGGGCGACCAGCCCGACGCCCTCGGCGTACCGCGCTCGCGAAGTCCTCGCGCCGCCTCATCCGATTTTCGGGAGACAGCACGACGTCACGACCTGCGTGTTGTTACGCGGAAAGGGCGGCGCGGCCCTTGCCACGACGGTTCGCGAGGATCGCGCGACCGGCACGGGTACGCATCCGCAGGCGGAAGCCGTGGGTCTTGGCACGACGGCGGTTGTTCGGCTGGAAGGTGCGCTTGCTCACTCGGGGGCTCCAGAGAATAAATCGTTGTGGCGGGACATCGCCTGGCTGTCACCGTGCGCCCACGAGGAAACTCGCGTGTTCGCCCGAGTGGCACCGCTAAACGATCACAATCAGTGATCTCGCCCATCGGTAGGCAGGCGGCAGCAGCCATCGACAACTCGACCTCGTTACGGTACGCGCGGCTACGCCATCCGGTCAAACCGAGGCGATGCTGCCCCACACTGTGCACAGGCTGTGGACAACGACTTGAACCGTACCCGCTGGCCTGACTACCGTTGTCTGACCCTGGATTTTTTGTCCCGACCGTCCCAAAGAACCACACATTCGTGGGACCCCTGTGAGAGAGCGTGCTCTGTGGCTGACGTACCTGCCGATCTTGCCGCAGTGTGGCCAAGGGTGCTCGAAAAGCTCCTCGGGGAGGGACAGCCGGGGATCGAGCCCAAGGACAAGCAGTGGGTCGAGCGATGCCAGCCCCTGGCACTCGTCGCCGACACCGCACTGCTCGCCGTCCCCAACGAGTGGGGCAAGCGCGTCCTCGAAGGCCGCCTCGCCCCGCTGATCAGCGACGCCCTCAGCCGCGAATGCGGCCGCCCCATCCGGATCGCCATCACCGTGGACGACTCCGCCGGCGAGCCCGCGCCCCCGGCCCCGCCCGCCCAGCAGCAGGGCGGCTACGAGCCGTACCCCGGCCAGCGCCCCGGCGGCGGCCCGGGCGGCCCCTCCGACGACCAGCTCCCCACCGCCCGCCCCGCCTACCCGGACTATCAGCAGCCGCGCCCCGAGCCCGGCGCCTGGCCCCGGGGCGGCCAGCAGGACGACTACGGCTGGCAGCAGCCCCGCCTCGGCGGCTTCCCCGAGCGCGACCCGTACGCCTCCCCGCAGCCGGGCTACCTCCAGCAGTCCGAGCCCTCCGGCTACGACCAGGGCTCCTACGAGCAGCAGAAGTACGAGCAGTCCCCGTACGAGTCCCAGCAGCAACACCAGCAGCATCAGCCGCACCAGTCACATCAGTACGAGCAGCAGAAGTACGAACAGCAGCAGTACGAGCAGCCAGCGCCCCGCCAGGCCCCCGGCCGGTCCGCTGCCGCCCCGGCCCCGTCCGGCGGCTCCCCCTCGGGCCCGCTCGAACCGACCGCCCGGCTGAACCCCAAGTACCTCTTCGACACCTTCGTCATCGGCGCCTCCAACCGCTTCGCGCACGCCGCCGCGGTGGCCGTCGCCGAGGCACCCGCGAAGGCGTACAACCCCCTCTTCATCTACGGGGAGTCGGGGCTGGGCAAGACGCACCTGCTGCACGCCATCGGCCACTACGCGCGGAGCCTGTACCCCGGCACCCGCGTCCGGTACGTGAGCTCCGAGGAGTTCACCAACGAGTTCATCAACTCCATCCGCGACGGCAAGGGCGACGCGTTCCGCAAGCGCTACCGCGAGATGGACATCCTGCTCGTCGACGACATCCAGTTCCTCGCGAGCAAGGAGTCGACGCAGGAGGAGTTCTTCCACACCTTCAACACGCTCCACAACGCCAACAAGCAGATCGTGCTCTCCTCCGACCGGCCGCCCAAGCAGCTCGTCACCCTGGAGGACCGGCTCCGCAACCGCTTCGAGTGGGGCCTGATCACCGACGTCCAGCCGCCCGAGCTGGAGACCCGCATCGCGATCCTGCGCAAGAAGGCGGTCCAGGAGCAGCTCAACGCCCCGCCGGAGGTACTGGAGTTCATCGCCTCCCGCATCTCGCGCAACATCCGCGAGCTGGAGGGGGCGCTGATCCGGGTCACGGCCTTCGCGAGCCTCAACCGGCAGCCGGTCGACCTGGGCCTCACCGAGGACGTCCTCAAGAACCTGATCCCGGGCGGCGAGGACAGCGCTCCGGAGATCACGGCCACCGACATCATGGCGGCCACCGCCGACTACTTCGGGCTCACCGTGGACGACCTGTGCGGCTCCTCGCGCAGCCGGGTCCTGGTCACCGCCCGGCAGATCGCCATGTACCTGTGCCGGGAGCTCACCGACCTGTCCCTGCCCAAGATCGGGGCGCAGTTCGGCGGCCGCGACCACACCACCGTCATGCACGCGGACCGCAAGATCCGCGCCCTGATGGCAGAGCGCCGCTCCATCTACAACCAGGTCACGGAGCTCACCAACCGCATCAAGAACGCCTGAGCCGGCCTCCCCGGACGCCCGGGGAGAGCCTCGCCGGGCCCTTTCAAACGCATCTCGAGGGCGCTCCCGGACCATGCCGGGGGCGCCCTTCTTCGTCCGCGCGCCCCTGACCTGTTCGAATACGCCCCCGCGGGAGCAACTCATCCACAGATTCACGGACTTTCTGCCGTCCACACCCTGGGGACGGCCCTCGTCGCCCACAATCTGTCCACAGGGGTGCCGGTTGAGGGCCCATCAGGCCAGGTCAGCAGCCTGTGGAATTGTGCGCAAGCTCCATCCACAGGCTGTGGACAGATTTTTCGTCCACAGCGCTGTCCACGATGTTGTCCACCACCAACCCACAGGTTCGCTGATCCTGTGCACAGGATCAGATGTCTTCTCCACACCGTTGTCCACTGTTCGGCAACATGCCACCCCCTCTCACCGCCCCGAGTGAAAGCCGTCACACGGAGGTGGACGTTTGGGTTGTGGAGTACTGGGGGAAAGCTGGGGACACACCTGTGGAGTAGTGGAGGTCGTCTGGGGACGGCCTGTGCAGAAGTTTTCGTTCTCCACAGGAACACCGTGTTGTCCACCGGTGCCACCCACAGGGTGTGGGGATAAAAAACGCGGGTTGACCTGCGAGAACAGCGTTATCCACCGTTTCCACAGGCCCTACTACTACCCCCATAGAGAGTTAGCCCGGTTTCGGTTTTCAAGCAGGACCTGTGCACAACTCGGTGGGCAGCCTCCTCGACGCCTCGCCCCCGACTTGACCGCCAGCCGCACCGAGTGTCGGCGCCGTACGTCAGACTGGTCCCCGGCATCGGTCGAGGCATCGACGAGCCGAGGACGAAGGCCGGCACACGAGCGATCAACAGCAGGAGGCGGTTCCGGTGAAGATCCGGGTGGAGCGCGACGTACTCGCGGAGGCGGTGGCTTGGGCGGCCCGTAGCCTCCCGGCCCGGCCGCCGGTGCCCGTTCTCGCGGGCCTGCTGCTGAAGGCCGAAGAGGGCACCCTCAGCCTCTCCGGCTTCGACTACGAGGTCTCGGCCCGCGTCTCCGTCGAGGCGGACGTCGAGGAGGACGGCACGGTCCTGGTCTCCGGCCGGCTGCTCGCCGACATCTGCCGCGCCCTCCCCAACCGCCCGGTGGAGATTTCCACAGACGGTGTACGGGCGACCGTGGTCTGCGGCTCCTCGCGATTCACACTCCACACCCTGCCTGTGGAGGAATACCCGGCGCTGCCGCAGATGCCGACCGCGACCGGCACCGTGCCCGGCGAGGTCTTTGCCTCCGCCGCCGCCCAGGTCGCCATCGCCGCCGGCCGCGACGACACGCTGCCCGTGCTGACCGGTGTCCGCATCGAGATCGAGGGCGACCGCGTCACCCTGGCCTCCACCGACCGCTACCGCTTCGCGGTCCGTGAGTTCCTGTGGAAGCCGGAGAACCCGGACGCCTCCGCCGTGGCCCTGGTGCCCGCGAAGACGCTCCTGGACACCGCCAAGTCCCTGACCAGCGGTGACACGGTCACCCTGGCGCTGTCCGGCTCCGGTGCCGGTGAGGGCCTGATCGGTTTCGAGGGCGCCGGCCGCCGCACCACCACCCGCCTGCTCGAGGGCGACCTGCCGAAGTACCGCACGCTCTTCCCGACGGAGTTCAACTCCATCGCGGTGATCGAGACCGCCCCGTTCGTCGAGGCCGTCAAGCGCGTGGCCCTGGTCGCCGAGCGCAACACCCCGGTCCGCCTGAGCTTCGAGCAGGGCGTGCTGATCCTCGAGGCCGGTTCCTCGGACGATGCACAGGCTGTGGAGCGCGTCGACGCCAAGCTGGAGGGCGACGACATCTCGATCGCCTTCAACCCGACCTTCCTGCTCGACGGCCTGAGCGCGATCGACTCGCCCGCCGCGCAGCTCAGCTTCACCACGTCCACCAAGCCGGCGCTGCTCAGCGGCCGCCCGGCGGTCGACGCCGAAGCCGACGAGGCGTACAAGTACCTGATCATGCCGGTACGCCTCTCTGGCTGATTCTTCGCAGGTCAGGCCCGGTTTCGCGCCCCGCGAGACCGGGCCTGACCGCGTTCTTCCCGCAGCCCGGGGCCGTGCGCGCCCCGTGGAGCCCGGCGGCCCGGCCGGGCGTAGGCTCGGGGCCTGGGATGTCCTCCGGGAAGCAGGAGGCCCCGGCAAAGACGGCCACAACGCTTAAGGAACCACCTGATGGAGCTTGGTCTCGTCGGTCTCGGCAAGATGGGCGGCAACATGCGCGAGCGCATCCGCCGCGCAGGCCACACCGTCATCGGATACGACCGCAACCCGGACCTTGCCGATGTCCACAGCCTGCGGGAACTTGTGGACAGCCTGCAGGCCCCCCGCGTCGTGTGGGTGATGGTCCCGGCAGGTGCGGCGACGCAGTCCACCGTCGACGAGCTCGCGGAGCTGCTCTCGATCGGCGACATCGTCGTCGACGGCGGCAACTCCCGCTGGACCGACGACGAGAAGCACGCCGCGGAGCTGGCCACCAAGGGCATCGGCTTCGTCGACTGCGGCGTCTCCGGCGGCGTGTGGGGCCTGGAGAACGGCTACGCGCTGATGTACGGCGGCGAGAAGGACCATGTGGGCCGGGTTCAGCCGATCTTCGACGCGCTCAAGCCCGAGGGTGACTTCGGCGCCGTACACGCCGGCAAGGTCGGTGCGGGCCACTTCGCGAAGATGGTTCACAACGGCATCGAGTACGCCATGATGCAGGCCTACGCCGAGGGCTGGGAGCTCCTGGAGAAGGTGGACTCGGTCACCGACGTCCGCGAGGTCTTCCGCTCCTGGCAGGAGGGCACGGTCATCCGGTCCTGGCTGCTGGACCTGGCCGTGAACGCCCTCGACGAGGACGAGCACCTCCAGCAGCTGCGCGGCTTCGCGCAGGACTCGGGAGAGGGCCGCTGGACGGTGGAGGCGGCGATCGACAACGCCGTTCCGCTGCCCGCGATCACCGCCTCGCTGTTCGCGCGGTTCGCCTCGCGCCAGGACGACTCCCCGCAGATGAAGATGATCGCCGCGCTGCGCAACCAGTTCGGCGGCCACGCGGTCGAGAAGAAGTAGTCGACAAGAGACACCGTGCGGCTCGGAGCAGCCGCACAGCACCACACAGAGCAGCAGGAAGCCGGGGGAGGTCGGCGCCGTATGCATGTTTCGCATCTCTCGCTGGCCGACTTCCGCTCGTACGCCCGGGCCGAGGTTCCCCTCGACCCGGGCGTCACGGCTTTCGTGGGCCCCAACGGCCAGGGGAAGACCAATCTCGTCGAGGCGATCGGCTACCTGTCGACGCTGGGCAGCCACCGGGTCTCCTCGGACGCGCCGCTCGTACGGATGGGCGCGGACCGGGCGATCATCCGCGCGGCCGTCACCCAGGGCGAGCGGCAGCAGCTGGTGGAGCTGGAGCTGAATCCGGGCCGGGCGAACCGTGCCCGGATAAACCGGTCCTCGCAGGTCAGGCCGCGGGACGTGCTGGGGATCGTGCGGACAGTGCTGTTCGCGCCGGAGGACCTGGCCCTGGTGAAGGGCGATCCGGGTGAGCGGCGGCGGTTCCTGGACGAGATCGTCACCGCGCGCTCCCCGCGGATGGCGGCGGTCCGCTCGGACTACGAGCGGGTGCTGAAGCAGCGCAACACCCTGCTGAAGTCGGCGGCGATGGCGCGTCGGCACGGCGGCCGGACCATGGACCTGTCGACCCTGGACGTGTGGGACCAGCACCTGGCGCGCGCGGGCGCGGAGCTGCTGGCGCAGCGGCTGGACCTGATCGCGACGCTGCTGCCGCTGGCGGACAAGGCGTACGAGCAGCTCGCGCCCGGCGGCGGCCCGCTGGGGCTCTCGTACAAGTCCTCGGCGGGCGAGCCGGTGGACAGCGGGGCGGCGCGGAGCCGCGAGGCGATCTACGAGGTGCTGCTGGCGGCCCTGGTGGAGGTGCGCAAGCAGGAGATCGAGCGGGGCGTGACGCTGGTCGGTCCGCACCGCGACGACCTGCTGCTGCGGCTGGGGGAGCTGCCGGCGAAGGGGTACGCGAGCCACGGGGAGTCGTGGTCGTACGCGCTGGCCCTGCGGCTGGCCTCGTACGAGCTGCTGCGCTCGGAGGGCGCGGAGCCGGTGCTGATCCTGGACGACGTGTTCGCGGAGCTGGACGCGCGGCGTCGGGAGCGGCTGGCCGAGCTGGTGGTGCCGGGCGAGCAGGTGCTGGTGACGGCGGCGGTGGACGATGACGTTCCGGGTGTGCTGGCGGGGGCGCGGTTCGGGGTGTCCGGTGGTGAGGTGACCCGGCTGTGAGCGATCAGGACAAGGAGCCGCGCGGCGAGCCCCGCAAGGCGCCGGAGCCTTCCGGTGTGGATCTGGCGCGCCAGGCCCTCGCCGCGGCGCGGGAGCAGGCGCGGGCGCGGGGCAACGCGGTGGGCGGGAAGAAGCGTCAGCAGCATCCGGGGCTGCGGTCGGGTGCCCGTGCGGACGGCCGGGATCCGATGCCGTTGATGGCGGCGCTGGACCGGTTGCGCACGGAGCGCGGCTGGGAGATGCCGATGGCGGTGGCGGGTGTGATGGAGCGCTGGCCGGAGATCGTCGGTCCGGAGATCGCGGCGCACTGTGAACCGGAGCGGTACGAGGATCGTGAACTGGTGGTCCGGTGTGATTCCTCGGCGTGGGCGGCGCAGCTGAAGCTGCTGGCTCCGCAGCTGGTGGCGCGGCTCAACGCGGATCTGGGGCAGGGCACGGTGCGGCTGATCAAGGTGCAGGGCCCGGGTGGGCGGCCGAAGGGGTACGGGCCGTGGCGGGCGCCGGGGAGCAAGGGCCCGGGGGATACCTACGGCTGAGTAGGCCGGGGCGACGGTGGTGTCCCTCACGGTAGTGGGAGGTTGACAGGCCGAAGCGCTGGATGCCCGTGTGAGCCTCTTTGAGCCCCTTCCCGGATATGGGGAGTCGGAAGGTGGAGGTTCAGGGCGGCACATGCGGACTCAGGTACCGGCAAACCCCCATTCATGTCGGTGGTACCGGTAGACTGGGGGAAATCCCGCCCGTTCGCGGGATCACGCAGACAACGCAGATCGACGCGGCCGCTCCTCCGGCGCACTCGCTGGTCCGGAGTACGGGCTGCGCTGTGCCAGAAAGGGCGCTTCGTGGCCGATTCCGGCGACTCCAACGAGAAGAATTACGACGCCAGTGCCATCCAGGTCCTCGAGGGCCTGGATGCGGTCCGCAAGCGGCCCGGTATGTACATCGGCTCGACCGGTGAGCGCGGCCTGCACCACCTCGTGCAGGAGGTCGTGGACAACTCCGTCGACGAGGCCATGGCCGGGCACGCGGACACGATCGACGTGACGATCCTCCCCGACGGCGGCGTGCGCGTGGTCGACAACGGCCGAGGCATCCCGGTCGACATCGTGCCGTCCGAGGGCAAGCCGGCGGTCGAGGTCGTCCTCACGGTCCTGCACGCGGGCGGCAAGTTCGGCGGTGGCGGTTACGCCGTCTCCGGCGGTCTGCACGGCGTGGGCGTGTCCGTGGTGAACGCGCTGTCGACGAAGGTCTCGGTCGAGGTCAAGCGCGACGGCTACCGCTGGACGCAGGACTACAAGCTGGGCGTGCCGACGGCGCCGCTGGCGAAGAACGAGGAGACCGACGCTCACGGCACGACCGTGACGTTCTGGGCCGACCCCGACGTCTTCGAGACGACCGACTACTCCTTCGAGACGCTCTCGCGGCGCTTCCAGGAGATGGCCTTCCTGAACAAGGGCCTGACCCTGACGCTGACGGACGAGCGCGAGTCGGCGAAGGCCACGGTCGGCGCCGACGACCCTGAGGCGGAGTCGGCGGAGCCCGCGGCGCGGACGGTCAAGTACCACTACGAGGGCGGCATCGTCGACTTCGTGAAGTACCTGAACTCGCGCAAGGGCGAGATGATCCACCCGACCGTCATCGACGTCGAGGCCGAGGACAAGGAGCGCATGCTCTCGGTCGAGATCGCGATGCAGTGGAACTCGCAGTACACGGAGGGTGTCTACTCCTTCGCGAACACGATCCACACGCACGAGGGCGGTACCCA is a genomic window containing:
- a CDS encoding protein jag, which translates into the protein MTEGTTTAAAESGDTLTRLEQEGEIAADYLEGLLDIADLDGDIDMDVEADRAAVSIVSDSAGRDLQKLVGRDGEVLEALQELTRLAVHRETGDRSRLMLDIAGFRAKKREELAALGAQAAADVKASGEPLKLAPMTPFERKVVHDAVAAAGLRSESEGEEPQRFVVVLPA
- the yidC gene encoding membrane protein insertase YidC, coding for MDTIANLFSFITTPVSWVIVQFHKLYGAIFGVDSGWAWGLSIVSLVVLIRICLIPLFVKQIKATRGMQALQPKMKAIQERYKNDKQRQSEEMMKLYKETGTNPLSSCLPILAQSPFFFALYSVLSAIANGKTIGVINQELLESARQAHIFGAPLAAKFTDSAEKAASLGASITDVRVVTAIMIVLMSLSQFYTQRQLMAKNVDLSVKTPFMQQQKMLMYIFPVIFAVMGINFPVGVLVYWLTTNVWTMGQQMYVINQNPTPGSKAQDQYLTRLLKHVSSHGDVKGRGKKKIVAAIVAKGPDRNDNERKFISALTKQGMAAQADGSVTKSAEATVDSDAASGGVATKRQQPKRQPKSKRQTPPSKPSKK
- the yidD gene encoding membrane protein insertion efficiency factor YidD, with translation MKYPLLALIKLYQWTISPLLGPVCRYYPSCSHYGYTAIDRHGAVKGTVLTAWRILRCNPWSPGGVDHVPPRKRPRWHEQLRSALRRSRNAQGA
- the rnpA gene encoding ribonuclease P protein component yields the protein MLSPENRMRRREDFASAVRRGRRAGRPLLVVHLRTSGATDPHESGEIDPSARAGFVVSKAVGNAVIRNRVKRRLRHLVRERLSQLPAGSLVVVRALPGAGDASADELARDLDAALVRLLGGVAR
- the rpmH gene encoding 50S ribosomal protein L34, with amino-acid sequence MSKRTFQPNNRRRAKTHGFRLRMRTRAGRAILANRRGKGRAALSA
- the dnaA gene encoding chromosomal replication initiator protein DnaA, giving the protein MLEKLLGEGQPGIEPKDKQWVERCQPLALVADTALLAVPNEWGKRVLEGRLAPLISDALSRECGRPIRIAITVDDSAGEPAPPAPPAQQQGGYEPYPGQRPGGGPGGPSDDQLPTARPAYPDYQQPRPEPGAWPRGGQQDDYGWQQPRLGGFPERDPYASPQPGYLQQSEPSGYDQGSYEQQKYEQSPYESQQQHQQHQPHQSHQYEQQKYEQQQYEQPAPRQAPGRSAAAPAPSGGSPSGPLEPTARLNPKYLFDTFVIGASNRFAHAAAVAVAEAPAKAYNPLFIYGESGLGKTHLLHAIGHYARSLYPGTRVRYVSSEEFTNEFINSIRDGKGDAFRKRYREMDILLVDDIQFLASKESTQEEFFHTFNTLHNANKQIVLSSDRPPKQLVTLEDRLRNRFEWGLITDVQPPELETRIAILRKKAVQEQLNAPPEVLEFIASRISRNIRELEGALIRVTAFASLNRQPVDLGLTEDVLKNLIPGGEDSAPEITATDIMAATADYFGLTVDDLCGSSRSRVLVTARQIAMYLCRELTDLSLPKIGAQFGGRDHTTVMHADRKIRALMAERRSIYNQVTELTNRIKNA
- the dnaN gene encoding DNA polymerase III subunit beta, whose amino-acid sequence is MKIRVERDVLAEAVAWAARSLPARPPVPVLAGLLLKAEEGTLSLSGFDYEVSARVSVEADVEEDGTVLVSGRLLADICRALPNRPVEISTDGVRATVVCGSSRFTLHTLPVEEYPALPQMPTATGTVPGEVFASAAAQVAIAAGRDDTLPVLTGVRIEIEGDRVTLASTDRYRFAVREFLWKPENPDASAVALVPAKTLLDTAKSLTSGDTVTLALSGSGAGEGLIGFEGAGRRTTTRLLEGDLPKYRTLFPTEFNSIAVIETAPFVEAVKRVALVAERNTPVRLSFEQGVLILEAGSSDDAQAVERVDAKLEGDDISIAFNPTFLLDGLSAIDSPAAQLSFTTSTKPALLSGRPAVDAEADEAYKYLIMPVRLSG
- the gnd gene encoding phosphogluconate dehydrogenase (NAD(+)-dependent, decarboxylating); amino-acid sequence: MELGLVGLGKMGGNMRERIRRAGHTVIGYDRNPDLADVHSLRELVDSLQAPRVVWVMVPAGAATQSTVDELAELLSIGDIVVDGGNSRWTDDEKHAAELATKGIGFVDCGVSGGVWGLENGYALMYGGEKDHVGRVQPIFDALKPEGDFGAVHAGKVGAGHFAKMVHNGIEYAMMQAYAEGWELLEKVDSVTDVREVFRSWQEGTVIRSWLLDLAVNALDEDEHLQQLRGFAQDSGEGRWTVEAAIDNAVPLPAITASLFARFASRQDDSPQMKMIAALRNQFGGHAVEKK
- the recF gene encoding DNA replication/repair protein RecF (All proteins in this family for which functions are known are DNA-binding proteins that assist the filamentation of RecA onto DNA for the initiation of recombination or recombinational repair.) codes for the protein MHVSHLSLADFRSYARAEVPLDPGVTAFVGPNGQGKTNLVEAIGYLSTLGSHRVSSDAPLVRMGADRAIIRAAVTQGERQQLVELELNPGRANRARINRSSQVRPRDVLGIVRTVLFAPEDLALVKGDPGERRRFLDEIVTARSPRMAAVRSDYERVLKQRNTLLKSAAMARRHGGRTMDLSTLDVWDQHLARAGAELLAQRLDLIATLLPLADKAYEQLAPGGGPLGLSYKSSAGEPVDSGAARSREAIYEVLLAALVEVRKQEIERGVTLVGPHRDDLLLRLGELPAKGYASHGESWSYALALRLASYELLRSEGAEPVLILDDVFAELDARRRERLAELVVPGEQVLVTAAVDDDVPGVLAGARFGVSGGEVTRL
- a CDS encoding DUF721 domain-containing protein: MSDQDKEPRGEPRKAPEPSGVDLARQALAAAREQARARGNAVGGKKRQQHPGLRSGARADGRDPMPLMAALDRLRTERGWEMPMAVAGVMERWPEIVGPEIAAHCEPERYEDRELVVRCDSSAWAAQLKLLAPQLVARLNADLGQGTVRLIKVQGPGGRPKGYGPWRAPGSKGPGDTYG